Proteins encoded by one window of Polaribacter haliotis:
- the wecB gene encoding non-hydrolyzing UDP-N-acetylglucosamine 2-epimerase — protein sequence MKKKNLIIFGTRPEAIKMAPLVNKFLKDNRFETKVCVTGQHREMLDQVLSFFDITPDYDLSLMKPNQNLYNLTGEVISGLKPILEDFKPDFVYVHGDTTTTMAASIAGFYAGAKVCHVEAGLRTNNMLSPFPEEMNRQVTGRVATYHFAPTLKSQENLLSENIVKENILVTGNTVIDALLESSSRVENIKNEDVIELNDVVDFTKRVILVTGHRRENHGQGFINICVALKAIAVQNPDVEIIYPVHLNPNVLKPVNELLGNINNIHLVKPLSYPIFVWLMNKSYLIITDSGGVQEEAPSLGKPVLVMRDTTERPEAVDAGTVILVGTDIQKIIKETQELLDNSERYSLMSSLHNPYGDGRACERIIKFISNL from the coding sequence CTGGTCAGCATAGAGAAATGTTAGATCAAGTTTTGTCTTTTTTTGATATAACTCCAGACTATGATTTGAGTTTAATGAAGCCAAATCAGAACTTATACAATTTAACAGGAGAGGTTATTTCTGGTTTAAAACCTATTTTAGAAGACTTTAAACCAGATTTTGTATACGTTCATGGAGACACAACAACAACAATGGCAGCAAGTATTGCTGGTTTTTACGCAGGCGCAAAAGTTTGTCATGTGGAAGCTGGTTTAAGAACAAACAATATGCTATCTCCTTTTCCAGAGGAAATGAATAGGCAAGTAACAGGAAGAGTAGCTACCTATCATTTTGCGCCAACACTTAAGTCTCAAGAAAATTTGTTGTCAGAAAATATTGTGAAAGAAAATATTTTAGTTACTGGAAATACAGTTATTGATGCCTTACTAGAAAGTTCTAGTAGAGTAGAGAATATAAAGAATGAAGATGTTATAGAGTTGAATGATGTAGTTGATTTTACTAAGAGAGTAATATTAGTAACTGGTCATAGAAGAGAAAATCATGGTCAAGGGTTCATCAATATTTGTGTTGCTCTAAAAGCGATTGCAGTTCAAAACCCTGATGTAGAAATTATATACCCAGTTCATTTAAATCCTAATGTTTTAAAACCTGTTAACGAACTTTTAGGTAATATTAATAATATTCATTTAGTAAAACCTCTTTCTTATCCTATATTTGTATGGTTAATGAATAAATCTTATCTGATTATAACAGACAGTGGAGGGGTACAAGAAGAGGCTCCTAGTTTAGGGAAGCCTGTTTTAGTTATGAGAGATACGACAGAAAGACCTGAAGCAGTTGACGCAGGAACTGTTATTTTAGTTGGAACAGATATCCAAAAAATTATAAAAGAAACACAAGAATTATTAGATAATTCAGAACGGTATTCATTAATGAGTTCTTTACATAATCCCTATGGAGATGGCAGAGCTTGTGAAAGAATAATTAAATTTATTTCAAATTTATAA